A part of Campylobacter magnus genomic DNA contains:
- the rpmI gene encoding 50S ribosomal protein L35, whose product MPKMKTVKSASKRFKLGKNKIKRGSAFRSHILTKKSPQRKRNLRSSQYVDSTNEASVRKMLCK is encoded by the coding sequence ATGCCAAAAATGAAAACGGTAAAAAGCGCTTCAAAACGCTTTAAATTAGGCAAAAATAAGATCAAACGCGGTTCAGCGTTTCGCTCTCACATTTTGACTAAAAAATCACCGCAAAGAAAACGCAATCTTCGCAGCTCTCAATATGTAGATAGCACAAACGAAGCTAGCGTTCGCAAAATGCTTTGCAAATAA
- the mnmG gene encoding tRNA uridine-5-carboxymethylaminomethyl(34) synthesis enzyme MnmG, translating into MNYDVIIIGGGHAGIEAAHASAKMGAQTLLITTLCEQIGAASCNPAIGGLAKGHLVKELDALGGVMGLATDSSGLQFRILNESKGAAVRGSRAQIDMDAYRIYMRNLLLNTQNLDISQEIATEILTSKGEIKGIRTRIGNEYSCKKLIITTGTFLKGVIHVGQNTQNAGRVGELASGELSASLRGLGIELGRLKTGTCPRVLGRSIDFSVLECQNGDERPSPFSFRTKRESFVPKQLPCYVAYTNEQTHEIIRSNFHRAPMFTGQISSTGPRYCPSIETKIYEFSERSRHHVFIEPQTKDASEYYLNGLSTSLPYDVQVAMLRSIKGLENAKITRPGYAVEYDFAQPTQLFHSLETRAIKGLYLSGQINGTTGYEEAAAQGLMAGINAVLALRGDGPFVLRRDEAYIGVLIDDLVTKGTNEPYRMFTSRAEFRLLLRESNAHLRLSEYGYNFGLIDEGQIQRVRTLKNELERGMQILTSTIVTPNKATLAMLKNLGEEKINANASLQKIVARKSFNAEKLRTLHEFFAPLNQQSIDEILTQAKYHNYILQEQDEVAKMRALYDSKIPSMLDYDAVPSLSNEVRAKLKAHRPATLGSALQISGITPAAIEVLQIAIKMVERGKN; encoded by the coding sequence ATGAATTATGATGTAATTATCATCGGCGGCGGCCACGCTGGCATTGAAGCCGCTCACGCAAGCGCAAAAATGGGCGCACAAACGCTACTTATCACCACTTTATGCGAGCAAATCGGTGCTGCTAGCTGTAACCCAGCAATAGGCGGCCTTGCTAAAGGGCATTTGGTAAAAGAACTTGACGCTCTTGGTGGCGTGATGGGCTTAGCCACAGATAGCTCAGGGCTGCAATTTCGCATATTAAACGAGAGCAAAGGCGCTGCTGTGCGTGGCTCAAGAGCTCAAATAGACATGGACGCATACCGCATATACATGCGAAATCTGCTGCTAAACACGCAAAATCTAGATATAAGCCAAGAAATTGCCACTGAAATTTTAACTAGCAAAGGCGAAATAAAGGGCATTAGAACACGCATAGGCAACGAATATAGCTGTAAAAAACTCATAATTACCACAGGAACTTTTTTAAAAGGCGTGATCCATGTAGGGCAAAACACGCAAAACGCAGGGCGAGTGGGCGAGCTAGCTAGCGGGGAGTTAAGCGCAAGCCTAAGGGGGCTAGGCATCGAGCTAGGCAGGCTAAAAACTGGCACTTGCCCACGGGTTTTAGGGCGGAGCATTGATTTTAGCGTTTTAGAGTGCCAAAATGGCGATGAGAGACCAAGTCCATTTAGCTTTCGCACCAAGCGTGAGAGCTTTGTGCCAAAGCAGCTGCCTTGCTACGTGGCATACACAAACGAGCAAACACATGAGATAATCCGCTCAAACTTTCATAGAGCACCGATGTTTACAGGGCAGATTTCTAGCACTGGGCCACGCTACTGCCCTAGCATAGAGACAAAGATTTATGAGTTTTCTGAGCGTTCTCGCCACCATGTTTTTATAGAGCCACAGACAAAAGATGCTAGCGAGTACTATCTAAATGGACTCTCAACCAGCCTACCTTATGATGTCCAAGTCGCTATGCTACGATCGATTAAAGGGCTAGAAAATGCTAAAATCACTCGCCCAGGATATGCTGTGGAGTATGACTTTGCCCAGCCTACGCAGCTATTTCATAGCTTGGAGACTAGGGCTATAAAGGGGCTTTATCTATCAGGGCAGATAAATGGCACCACAGGCTACGAAGAGGCAGCCGCACAAGGGCTAATGGCAGGCATTAACGCAGTTTTAGCACTTCGTGGAGATGGGCCTTTTGTTTTGCGCAGGGACGAGGCATATATAGGTGTGCTGATTGATGATCTAGTTACAAAGGGCACAAACGAGCCTTATAGAATGTTTACAAGTAGGGCTGAGTTTCGCCTGCTCTTGCGTGAGAGCAATGCGCATTTGCGCCTTAGTGAGTATGGGTATAATTTTGGGCTAATTGACGAGGGGCAAATACAGCGTGTAAGAACTCTAAAAAATGAGCTAGAGCGTGGCATGCAGATACTTACAAGCACTATTGTAACGCCAAATAAAGCCACACTTGCTATGCTAAAAAACCTTGGCGAAGAAAAAATAAACGCAAACGCAAGCCTACAAAAAATCGTGGCTAGAAAAAGCTTTAACGCTGAGAAATTAAGGACTTTACATGAGTTTTTTGCGCCTTTAAATCAGCAGAGCATTGATGAGATTTTAACACAGGCAAAATACCATAACTACATTTTACAAGAACAAGATGAAGTAGCAAAAATGCGTGCTTTGTATGATAGCAAAATACCAAGTATGCTAGACTACGATGCTGTGCCAAGTCTAAGCAATGAAGTACGAGCAAAGCTAAAAGCTCACCGCCCAGCCACGCTTGGCTCAGCCTTGCAAATCAGTGGCATAACCCCAGCAGCAATAGAAGTGCTACAAATTGCGATAAAAATGGTAGAGCGTGGCAAAAATTAG
- a CDS encoding riboflavin synthase — protein MFNGLIKDFGKIISNDGKTLNIASKLEVSMGASVAVNGACLSVVKYDSKGFCVELSSESASHLALENLCSGALVHLEPALRYGASIDGHLIQGHIDAIGKLISTQVRPSGSDFFVRLPEHILSFVAHKGSIAIEGVSLTISEIKGDIIRLSIIPITLKDTLFGEFKQGRRLHIETDLLARYAARVLEFQTRIPKHELSWDECELYSRLF, from the coding sequence ATGTTTAATGGTTTAATAAAAGATTTTGGAAAAATTATCTCAAATGATGGTAAAACGCTAAATATTGCTTCTAAGCTAGAGGTGAGCATGGGGGCTTCTGTGGCGGTAAATGGTGCTTGTCTAAGCGTGGTAAAGTATGATAGCAAGGGTTTTTGCGTGGAGCTTAGTAGCGAGAGTGCTAGCCACCTTGCGCTTGAAAATCTATGTAGTGGCGCCTTAGTTCATCTTGAGCCTGCCTTGCGATATGGTGCTAGCATTGATGGGCATCTTATTCAAGGACATATTGACGCTATTGGCAAGCTTATAAGCACGCAGGTTCGCCCTAGCGGTAGTGATTTTTTTGTGCGGCTGCCTGAGCATATTTTGTCTTTTGTAGCGCACAAAGGCAGCATTGCTATTGAGGGTGTGAGCCTTACGATTAGCGAGATTAAAGGTGATATTATCCGCCTTAGCATTATCCCTATTACGCTAAAAGACACGCTTTTTGGCGAGTTTAAGCAGGGTCGCAGACTTCACATTGAAACTGACCTACTAGCTCGCTATGCAGCCAGAGTTTTGGAATTTCAAACTAGAATTCCAAAGCACGAGCTTAGCTGGGACGAGTGCGAGCTGTATTCTAGGCTGTTTTGA
- the pgeF gene encoding peptidoglycan editing factor PgeF, translating into MINFGFSSRFGGVSKAPFDTLNLGFHTGDEAAAVAKNRELLKREIKAGSLVFMEQIHSDYVLEVTSENLSNFAKTAPKCDALFTRLLNVGLCVMVADCAPIVACDEKQGIIAAIHAGRAGVCAKILSKCVLEMKSEPKDLKIIIGAHIKGSCYEIGDMNLGEFNAYKNGGFFDITAALRAEINALGATNYEISEICSHCDKNYFSYRRDGKTGRFVGWIIKR; encoded by the coding sequence ATGATAAATTTTGGTTTTAGCTCTCGCTTTGGCGGGGTTTCAAAAGCACCATTTGATACCTTAAATCTTGGCTTTCACACTGGCGACGAAGCAGCAGCAGTGGCAAAAAATAGAGAGCTTTTAAAGCGTGAAATAAAGGCTGGTAGCCTAGTTTTTATGGAGCAGATTCACAGCGACTATGTGCTTGAAGTAACAAGCGAGAATTTAAGTAATTTTGCTAAAACTGCGCCAAAGTGCGATGCTCTTTTTACCAGGCTTTTAAATGTGGGGCTATGCGTGATGGTGGCTGATTGTGCGCCGATTGTCGCTTGTGATGAAAAGCAGGGCATAATCGCTGCAATTCACGCTGGCAGGGCAGGGGTGTGTGCTAAAATACTTTCAAAGTGCGTGTTAGAAATGAAAAGCGAGCCAAAAGACCTTAAAATCATCATCGGCGCACATATAAAAGGCTCTTGCTATGAAATAGGCGATATGAACTTGGGCGAGTTTAACGCTTATAAAAATGGCGGATTTTTTGACATCACAGCAGCGCTAAGGGCTGAAATAAACGCGCTTGGCGCAACAAACTATGAAATTAGCGAAATTTGTTCGCATTGTGATAAAAACTACTTTTCATATCGCAGAGATGGCAAAACCGGTCGCTTTGTCGGCTGGATAATAAAAAGATAA
- a CDS encoding exodeoxyribonuclease III → MKLISWNVNGARACASKGALEWIKQAKPDFIGFQEVKAKAEQLPKDFSQLGYNTLYVNSAKRAGYSGVATLSNFKSEIFNARFFDDDEGRVIEHVFGNTHLFNIYFPNGQSGDERLAFKMDFYAKFLAHIKALAKAGKSVIFCGDVNTAHREIDLARPKQNEDVSGFLPIERAWIDDVIAAGFVDTFRLVRGDEKDRYSWWSYRAGARERNVGWRIDYFFVSSDLVPKVKNADILADITGSDHCPVMLEIDL, encoded by the coding sequence ATGAAGTTAATTTCGTGGAATGTAAATGGAGCAAGGGCGTGCGCAAGCAAGGGCGCATTAGAGTGGATAAAGCAGGCAAAGCCTGATTTTATCGGCTTTCAAGAGGTCAAGGCAAAAGCCGAGCAGCTGCCAAAAGACTTTAGCCAGCTTGGCTATAACACGCTTTATGTAAATAGCGCAAAGCGTGCTGGCTACTCAGGCGTGGCAACTCTTTCAAACTTTAAAAGCGAGATTTTCAATGCTCGCTTTTTTGATGATGATGAAGGGCGTGTGATAGAGCATGTTTTTGGCAACACTCATCTTTTTAACATTTATTTTCCAAATGGGCAAAGTGGCGATGAAAGGCTAGCTTTTAAAATGGATTTTTACGCTAAGTTTTTGGCGCATATTAAAGCTCTTGCAAAAGCTGGTAAAAGCGTGATTTTCTGCGGTGATGTAAATACCGCCCACCGTGAAATCGACCTTGCTCGCCCTAAGCAAAATGAGGATGTGAGTGGATTTTTGCCCATTGAGCGTGCGTGGATTGATGATGTTATCGCTGCTGGCTTTGTAGATACTTTCAGGCTCGTGCGTGGCGATGAAAAAGACCGCTACTCGTGGTGGAGCTACCGCGCAGGCGCAAGAGAGCGAAATGTGGGCTGGCGGATTGATTACTTTTTTGTTAGCAGCGACCTTGTCCCAAAGGTCAAAAATGCAGATATTCTAGCTGATATTACAGGCTCAGATCATTGTCCTGTCATGCTTGAGATTGATTTATAA
- a CDS encoding helix-turn-helix domain-containing protein codes for MEAILRAFLGKKYDIMKVLADNAGENGICLLTIAQVCELAKASKPTVIACFKELESKGVLKRLSNGCYEIVRG; via the coding sequence TTGGAAGCGATTTTAAGAGCATTTTTGGGTAAAAAATATGATATTATGAAAGTTTTGGCTGATAACGCAGGTGAAAACGGTATTTGCTTGCTTACTATAGCGCAGGTCTGCGAGCTAGCAAAAGCTAGCAAACCCACGGTGATCGCGTGTTTTAAAGAACTTGAAAGCAAAGGCGTTTTAAAACGCCTTAGCAATGGGTGCTATGAGATAGTAAGGGGCTAA
- a CDS encoding DUF3990 domain-containing protein yields the protein MARKTWSKNMTLYHGSDIIVKEPKLGFSNRNLDFGKGFYTTSLKEQALRWAKRKAVLNAKSTAFVSVFQADFSSNDFRVLDFSSDLESWIDFVCECRSGSQIYENFDIIIGKVADDKVFKVVDMYKDKIWDKNRALKEIKVYETYDQIAFVSQKALDFCLKFDESFEVAL from the coding sequence TTGGCTAGAAAAACGTGGAGCAAAAATATGACCTTATATCACGGCTCAGACATCATTGTAAAAGAGCCAAAACTGGGCTTTTCTAATAGAAATTTGGACTTTGGCAAAGGCTTTTACACCACTAGCTTAAAAGAACAAGCTCTGCGCTGGGCTAAGCGCAAGGCTGTTTTAAACGCTAAAAGTACTGCCTTTGTTAGTGTTTTTCAGGCTGATTTTAGCTCAAATGATTTTAGAGTGCTAGATTTTTCAAGCGACTTAGAAAGCTGGATTGATTTTGTCTGCGAGTGTAGAAGTGGCTCTCAAATATACGAGAACTTCGATATCATCATCGGTAAAGTGGCTGATGATAAGGTCTTTAAAGTAGTTGATATGTACAAAGACAAAATTTGGGACAAAAACAGAGCCTTAAAAGAAATAAAAGTCTATGAAACATACGATCAAATCGCCTTTGTATCACAAAAAGCACTAGATTTTTGTTTGAAGTTTGATGAGAGTTTTGAGGTGGCATTATGA
- a CDS encoding DUF3791 domain-containing protein: protein MNANIASFIIYIIHKIARLEKISPAQVYKALDKSGCIDEYLVPFYDELHSMDASVVASDALLWLEKRGAKI from the coding sequence ATGAACGCAAATATAGCCAGTTTTATCATTTACATAATTCATAAAATCGCTAGGCTTGAAAAAATAAGTCCTGCGCAAGTTTATAAAGCCTTGGATAAAAGTGGCTGTATTGATGAATATTTAGTGCCTTTTTATGATGAGTTACACTCTATGGATGCTAGTGTGGTAGCTAGCGATGCTTTGCTTTGGCTAGAAAAACGTGGAGCAAAAATATGA
- a CDS encoding copper resistance protein CopD — protein MEVVYPVLLIIHLFCAIIFLGYIFCDVVLLGLVRKHLGDAWADKTWSVVSPRASRIMPICLLVLVITGFGMITKYIKFSQGYEAFFGSNLQTLLTIKMILALSIFLAAFSSIFCFYVLKKRTFISKYVHEIAFVLGIFVVLLAKLAFIL, from the coding sequence ATGGAAGTAGTTTATCCAGTTTTACTTATAATCCACCTATTTTGTGCGATTATATTTTTAGGTTATATATTCTGTGATGTCGTGCTTTTGGGGCTTGTGCGCAAACACCTGGGCGATGCTTGGGCGGATAAGACTTGGAGCGTAGTTAGCCCAAGGGCTAGTAGAATCATGCCTATTTGCTTGCTTGTGCTTGTTATCACTGGCTTTGGTATGATTACAAAATATATTAAGTTTAGCCAAGGTTATGAAGCCTTTTTTGGCTCAAATCTACAAACTCTGCTTACAATCAAGATGATTTTAGCCCTTAGCATTTTTCTAGCGGCGTTTAGTTCTATTTTTTGCTTTTATGTGCTTAAAAAACGCACCTTTATAAGCAAATATGTCCACGAAATAGCCTTTGTTTTAGGCATTTTTGTAGTGCTTTTAGCCAAACTTGCGTTTATTTTATAG
- a CDS encoding acetyl-CoA carboxylase biotin carboxylase subunit → MKEIKRILIANRGEIALRALRTIQEMGKEAVVVHSTADSDALYLRYADASICIGEARSSDSYLNIPAIITAAEIAGVDAIFPGYGFLSENQNFVEICAKHNIKFIGPSPENMALMSDKSKAKQIMMRAGIPVVPGSDGEVPDAEHAKKLASEIGYPVIIKAAAGGGGRGMRVVESEADIEKLFWSAQSEAMSAFGDGTMYMEKYIVNPRHIEVQVLGDEHGNVVHIGERDCSMQRRHQKLIEESPAIALDDATRKELLETGVRAAKAIGYCGAGTFEFLYDSRDKKFYFIEMNTRLQVEHTVSEMRSGLDLVEWMIRIAQGEKLMSQDEISFNGHAIECRITAEDPKSFTPNPGKITKYTAPGGIGVRMDSHVYSGYSVPPFYDSMIGKLIVHAKDRNHAIKKMEVALSQLIVGGIKTTRDFHLNMMKNPDFINNHFDTNYLAKH, encoded by the coding sequence ATGAAAGAAATCAAAAGAATACTAATAGCAAATCGTGGAGAAATCGCACTTCGCGCACTTCGCACAATCCAAGAAATGGGCAAAGAAGCAGTAGTAGTTCACAGCACTGCTGATAGTGATGCGCTATATCTTCGCTACGCAGACGCAAGTATTTGTATAGGCGAGGCTAGAAGCAGCGATAGCTATCTAAACATACCAGCTATCATAACAGCAGCTGAGATAGCAGGCGTGGATGCGATTTTCCCAGGATATGGCTTTTTAAGTGAAAACCAAAACTTCGTTGAAATCTGCGCAAAACATAATATAAAATTCATAGGCCCAAGCCCTGAAAATATGGCTTTGATGAGCGATAAAAGCAAGGCAAAGCAAATCATGATGAGAGCTGGAATTCCGGTAGTGCCTGGTAGCGATGGCGAAGTGCCAGATGCTGAGCATGCTAAAAAGCTAGCTAGTGAAATTGGCTACCCAGTCATCATAAAAGCAGCTGCTGGCGGCGGTGGCCGTGGAATGCGTGTAGTAGAGAGCGAGGCTGATATAGAAAAGCTATTTTGGTCAGCACAAAGTGAGGCTATGAGTGCCTTTGGCGATGGGACAATGTATATGGAAAAATACATCGTAAATCCACGCCACATAGAAGTCCAAGTCCTAGGCGACGAGCACGGAAATGTCGTTCATATAGGCGAAAGAGACTGCTCTATGCAGCGCCGCCACCAAAAGCTAATAGAAGAAAGCCCAGCAATAGCCTTAGATGATGCAACTAGAAAAGAGCTGCTTGAAACTGGCGTTAGAGCTGCAAAGGCCATTGGCTACTGCGGGGCGGGGACTTTTGAGTTTTTATACGATAGCAGGGATAAGAAGTTTTATTTCATTGAGATGAACACTCGCCTTCAAGTAGAGCATACAGTTAGCGAAATGCGCTCAGGGCTTGATCTAGTTGAGTGGATGATAAGGATCGCGCAGGGTGAAAAGCTAATGAGCCAAGATGAAATTAGCTTTAACGGCCACGCAATAGAGTGCCGCATAACAGCAGAAGATCCAAAGAGCTTTACTCCAAATCCTGGCAAAATCACTAAATACACAGCTCCAGGTGGAATCGGCGTGCGTATGGATAGCCATGTTTATAGCGGATATAGCGTGCCGCCATTTTATGATAGCATGATAGGCAAGCTAATAGTACACGCAAAAGATAGAAATCACGCTATTAAAAAAATGGAGGTAGCACTTTCTCAGTTAATCGTAGGTGGGATAAAAACTACCAGAGATTTTCATCTAAATATGATGAAAAATCCTGATTTTATAAACAACCACTTTGATACAAACTACCTAGCTAAGCATTAG
- the accB gene encoding acetyl-CoA carboxylase biotin carboxyl carrier protein — MTHEEIKDLISFLDEKASINRLKIKDKDFELEIKKEDAACANAVISAPAPACTPTPSVNVVLSEKPATNKTAAGDTINSPMVGTFYKAPSPGASPFVSVGQSVRKGECVGIIEAMKIMNEIEAEFDCRIVKVLVDDGQPVEYGMAIYEVEKL, encoded by the coding sequence ATGACACATGAAGAAATCAAAGATTTAATAAGCTTTTTGGATGAAAAAGCAAGCATAAATCGCCTAAAAATCAAAGACAAAGACTTCGAACTTGAAATCAAAAAAGAAGACGCAGCTTGCGCAAATGCTGTCATAAGTGCGCCAGCACCAGCCTGCACTCCAACACCATCAGTAAATGTAGTGCTAAGCGAAAAACCAGCCACAAACAAAACCGCAGCCGGAGATACTATAAACTCGCCTATGGTAGGAACTTTTTATAAAGCCCCAAGCCCAGGTGCAAGTCCTTTTGTAAGCGTGGGTCAAAGCGTACGAAAAGGCGAGTGTGTGGGTATCATAGAAGCTATGAAAATCATGAACGAAATAGAAGCAGAGTTTGACTGTCGTATCGTAAAAGTACTTGTCGATGATGGTCAGCCGGTAGAATATGGCATGGCGATCTACGAAGTAGAGAAACTATAA
- the dcd gene encoding dCTP deaminase, protein MGLKSDKWIKEQSLKNKMIEPFCEQNVGRGVVSYGLSSYGYDIRVADEFMIFTNIGGTVVDPKNFDEKNVVNFKGDICIVPPNSFALARTVEYFRMPKNALAICLGKSTYARCGIIVNVTPFEPGFEGHITIEISNTTPLPAKIYANEGIAQVLFLEGDELCQTSYADKKGKYQGQEGITLPRILR, encoded by the coding sequence ATGGGACTAAAAAGCGATAAATGGATAAAAGAGCAAAGCTTGAAAAACAAAATGATTGAGCCTTTTTGCGAGCAAAATGTAGGTCGTGGCGTGGTAAGCTATGGGCTTTCAAGCTATGGCTATGATATACGCGTAGCTGATGAGTTTATGATATTTACAAATATCGGTGGCACCGTGGTTGATCCAAAAAATTTTGATGAAAAAAATGTAGTAAACTTTAAAGGCGACATTTGTATCGTGCCACCAAACTCATTTGCGCTAGCTCGCACGGTGGAGTATTTTCGCATGCCAAAGAACGCGTTAGCAATCTGCCTTGGCAAAAGCACCTACGCAAGATGCGGAATAATCGTAAATGTAACGCCTTTTGAGCCTGGATTTGAGGGGCATATAACGATTGAGATTTCAAACACTACGCCACTGCCTGCTAAAATCTACGCAAACGAGGGCATTGCGCAGGTTTTATTTTTAGAAGGCGACGAGCTTTGCCAGACGAGTTATGCGGATAAAAAGGGAAAATATCAGGGGCAAGAGGGGATTACCTTGCCGCGAATTTTGCGCTAA
- the pseC gene encoding UDP-4-amino-4,6-dideoxy-N-acetyl-beta-L-altrosamine transaminase — translation MSFLPYSRQDINDSDIAAVITALKGDVITGGHYVSDFENALCAYSGAKHAVVMNSATSALHCAYLALGLGAGDELLTTPITFAATANAALMCGADVRWADVSLESGNIDVKSIKERIGPRTKIIAPVDLGGNPVDMEAICELAHAKGIKVVDDASHALGSSFADGRKIGSALLADNKNGADATIMSFHAIKPITTIEGGAVLTNDDEIAKKCKLLRSHGISKTELWDSDMSMLGFNYRLSDVACALGLSQLARLDEFVKIRGEIASVYDEFFASCKWAKNVKIPSGITSSRHLYIVLLCDNLAKNKAQIFSELHSQNIGVQVHYKPTYSFDFYRQKYGDISLPNAELFYAKELSLPCQQKMSVKDAELVLEKLCEIVEKYL, via the coding sequence ATGAGTTTTTTACCTTACAGCCGTCAGGATATAAATGACAGCGACATCGCTGCTGTAATCACAGCCTTAAAAGGCGATGTAATCACCGGTGGGCATTATGTAAGCGACTTTGAAAACGCACTTTGTGCCTACAGCGGCGCAAAACACGCAGTAGTGATGAACTCAGCGACATCTGCGCTTCATTGCGCCTATCTTGCCTTAGGGCTTGGCGCAGGGGACGAGCTGCTAACCACACCTATAACCTTTGCGGCTACGGCAAATGCAGCCCTTATGTGTGGGGCTGATGTGCGCTGGGCGGATGTGAGCTTGGAGAGTGGAAATATCGATGTTAAGAGCATCAAAGAGCGTATTGGCCCACGCACGAAAATCATCGCCCCAGTAGATCTTGGCGGAAATCCTGTGGATATGGAGGCTATCTGCGAGCTAGCCCATGCAAAGGGCATAAAGGTCGTAGATGATGCTAGCCACGCACTTGGCAGCAGTTTTGCTGATGGCAGAAAAATCGGTTCGGCTCTTTTAGCAGATAATAAAAATGGCGCAGACGCTACTATTATGAGCTTTCATGCTATTAAGCCTATTACTACAATCGAGGGTGGCGCAGTGCTAACTAACGACGATGAAATAGCTAAAAAATGTAAACTTTTGCGTTCTCACGGTATAAGCAAAACAGAGCTTTGGGATAGCGATATGAGCATGCTTGGCTTTAACTACCGACTTAGCGATGTGGCTTGTGCCTTAGGGCTTTCGCAGCTTGCTCGCCTTGATGAGTTTGTGAAAATTCGGGGTGAAATTGCTAGCGTTTATGATGAGTTTTTTGCTAGCTGTAAGTGGGCAAAAAATGTGAAAATTCCTAGTGGCATAACAAGCTCTAGGCATTTGTATATCGTGCTTTTGTGTGATAATCTAGCCAAAAATAAAGCGCAGATTTTCTCAGAACTTCACAGCCAAAATATCGGCGTTCAGGTTCACTACAAGCCTACTTATAGCTTTGATTTTTATAGGCAAAAGTATGGAGATATTTCACTGCCAAATGCTGAGCTTTTCTACGCAAAAGAACTAAGCTTGCCTTGCCAACAAAAAATGAGCGTAAAGGACGCAGAACTCGTGCTTGAAAAACTTTGTGAAATTGTGGAGAAATATTTGTGA
- a CDS encoding aspartate carbamoyltransferase catalytic subunit, translated as MKDLISTKDLLKDDFKALIAQAKHFKELNASEARHEDKLAGKSVIQAFFENSTRTRMSFELSAKRLGCDSTSLSPAISSAAKGESLLDTIKNLEAMQNDFFVIRHQKSGAAKFVAQRSKAHVINAGDGCNEHPTQALLDIFTMSEHFGAGDAIAGFESISGKKISIIGDIFHSRVARSNIYALQTLGAQITLFGPPQCLRYAEVFGSKRAKNIKEALNDADAVIMLRIQLERSEDEVPLPNEYAKYFGLNASNIEFLPPHALVLHPGPVNRGVEMSSEVMDSRSLVLEQTQNGVAMRMAVFSMLAQS; from the coding sequence ATGAAAGACTTAATCTCTACCAAAGATCTCTTAAAAGACGATTTTAAGGCACTTATAGCGCAAGCAAAGCACTTTAAAGAACTAAATGCAAGTGAAGCTAGGCACGAGGATAAATTAGCTGGAAAAAGCGTGATTCAAGCGTTTTTTGAAAACTCTACTAGAACTCGCATGAGCTTTGAGCTCTCAGCCAAGCGTCTAGGCTGCGATAGCACGAGCCTAAGCCCTGCTATCTCAAGTGCAGCAAAGGGTGAGAGCCTGCTTGATACTATAAAAAACTTAGAGGCTATGCAAAATGACTTTTTTGTGATCCGCCATCAAAAAAGCGGTGCTGCAAAGTTTGTAGCGCAGCGCTCAAAAGCCCATGTAATAAACGCAGGCGATGGCTGTAACGAGCATCCTACGCAAGCTTTACTTGATATTTTTACTATGAGCGAGCATTTTGGCGCAGGTGACGCTATAGCTGGCTTTGAGAGCATTAGTGGCAAAAAAATCAGCATTATAGGTGATATTTTTCACTCCCGTGTGGCTAGATCAAATATTTATGCGCTGCAGACTTTGGGTGCCCAGATTACGCTATTTGGGCCGCCGCAGTGCCTGAGATACGCAGAGGTCTTTGGCTCTAAAAGAGCTAAAAATATAAAAGAAGCACTAAATGACGCAGATGCTGTAATAATGCTAAGAATACAGCTTGAGCGTAGCGAGGATGAAGTGCCGCTGCCAAATGAATATGCTAAATACTTTGGGCTAAATGCTAGCAATATAGAGTTTTTGCCGCCACATGCGCTAGTGCTTCATCCAGGGCCGGTTAATCGTGGCGTGGAGATGAGTAGTGAGGTGATGGACTCTCGCTCACTCGTGCTAGAACAAACGCAAAATGGCGTGGCTATGAGAATGGCTGTATTTTCTATGCTAGCGCAGAGCTAG